GGGGCTCCGGTCACCTTCAGATGGACCTGCTGGTCGGCGAGCGTCACCGCCTGGTCGACGGTGACCATCGCGTGCTCCGACGTACATCCGGCCGCGAGTAGGCACACCGTCGCGGACACGACCAGAACTCGGTTCACCACTCCAGAGTGGCACTCTTCGGATTCACTTCGAGCGTTCCCGAAGTGTCAGACGTCGGCGCCTTCCATGTTCAGGTGGTCGACGTAGGCCCAGAGCCAGACCAGGGGAGCGAGGACCAGTTCGGGCTCGTTGTCCTCGTCGGCGATGAACAGCATCGACGCCTCGCCGTTGGTGAGGTCCTCGATGACCGCCTCGCACATCTCGAGCGCGACGTCGAACGGCAACAGCCGTGGGCCGTTCTCCCAGCGCGGCTCGGGCAGCGGGAGCACCGGTGCCTCGTCCGTCCCGTCCAGCTCGACCGAGACCTTCTGCAGCTCCTCGTACAGGTCGAACGAGATCAGCCCCGCGAGCGGCCGCCCGTCCAGGCCGACCAGGTACGGGTCGTCGGCGCCGTCGCGGAACGCGTCCCGGATGTCCGGCAGCGCCGCCTTGAGGTCGGACGCCTCGAGGTACGGCGCCTCGTCCGGCTCCTCCTCCTCGGCGTCTGCCTCGACCAGCCCGCTGCGCATCTCGTCGAACTGGTGCAGCAGCCCGTTCAACTCGTCGTACGCGCCACCGCCCGGCGCCTTCTGTGCACGCGCCTCCAGGTCACGCAGGTGCACGATCAGGTCGTCCTCGAAATGCAGTTCGTACCGGGGGAGGCCCGGCTCGCGGCCGGCGTTGATCTGTGCGACCAGCTGCGTCGACACCGGACCGATCCGCTCGGCGAGCACCTCCAGCGGCGTGGTCGGCTTCTCCTCGTCGTCGTGCGCGCAGGAGTCGTCCTCGCCCTTGCCGTCGCCTTCCATCGCGAGCAGCACCTGGAACGCCTGGAAGGACAGCAGCGCGGCGGTCGCCATCGTCCCGTCGCCGATCAGCATCAGCGGGTTGCCGCCGGCCTCGGTACGGCGTACGTGGTCGGACATCAGCGTCGCGGCCTGCTCGACGTTCACCTGGCTGGCCAGCGAGGACAGCCCGTGGTCCGTGTCCACTCCGAGCAGTTCGACCAGGCGCTCGGAGCTCATGTCGAAGTTGGAGCGCAGGTAGTACCGCAGCCAGCCGGCGTCGACCGGGTTGCCGAGCAGGTCCGCGATCCGGGCCCGGAAGTCGGCCAGGTCGGCGATCGCCAGCACGACGAGCACCGGCTGGTCGCCGTCGCCGATCACCAGCGGCCGGGTGTCCCCGTTGTGGAAGCCTTCGATGACCTGGTGCAGGCTGTCCGCGGCCGCTTCCAGCGGCCACGACTCCGCCTCGAACTCGTTGACCACCGCGGCGGAGGTGTCGTCGGGCATCTGCTGGGTCCTCTCCGGGTGGCGGCGGGAGTTGGGGGTAACTGTAGGCTGCGGGCGTTTCACCAGGTCACATGGGTCCTTCCAGGTCCGGCAGTGACATTGGATACGCTGACAGCGGCGGGTCGGTGCAGCGGTATCTCACATGTGAGATATGGTCCCGCTCATGACCGATGACTACCTGAGCCGGATCGGAAATCTCATCCGGGACGCCCGCAAGCATCGCGGCTGGACGCAGACGCAGCTCGCGGAAGTACTGAACACCAGCCAGAGCGCGGTGAACAGGATCGAGAAGGGTCATCAGAACCTCACCCTCGAGATGCTCGCCCGGATCGGCGAGGCGCTCGATTCAGAAATTGTCTCTCTCGGTGGCGGTCCGGTCCACCTCCGTGTCGCCGGCGGTCGCAGGTTGTCCGGCTCCATCGACGTCAAGTCGAGCAAGAACGCCGGTGTCGCGCTGCTTTGCGCATCGCTGCTGAACAAGGGCCGGACGACGCTGCGCAAGGTCGCCCGCATCGAAGAGGTCAACCGTCTCCTCGAGGTGCTGAACTCGATCGGCGTCAAGACCACCTGGCTGAACGACGCCGGCGACCTGGAGATCGTCCCGCCGACGCACCTCGACCTGAGCGCGATGGACGCCGAGGCAGCCCGCCGTACCCGCTCGATCATCATGTTCCTCGGCCCGCTGCTGCACCGCGAGGACGCCTTCGAGCTGCCGTACGCCGGTGGCTGCGACCTCGGCACGCGCACCGTCGAGCCGCACCTGACCGCGCTGCGCCCGTTCGGCCTCGAGGTGAAGGCGACCGGCGGGCAGTACCACGCGCTGGTGAACCGGGCGATCGCTCCGGGCAAGCCGATCGTGCTGACCGAGCGCGGTGACACCGTGACCGAGAACGCGATCATGGCTGCCGCCCGGTACGACGGCGTCACGGTGATCCGCAACGCCAGCCCGAACTACATGGTCCAGGACCTGTGCTTCTACCTCGACCTGCTCGGCGTGAAGATCGACGGCATCGGCACCACGACGCTGACCGTGCACGGCAAGGCCGACATCGACGTCGACGTCGACTACGCGCCGTCCGAGGACCCGATCGAGGCGATGAGCCTGCTCACCGCGGCGATCGTCACGAAGTCCGAGATCACCATCCGGCGGGCGCCGGTGGAGTTCCTGGAGATCGAGCTCGCGCTGCTGGAGGAGATGGGGCTCGACTACGACCGCAGTACGGAGTACCTCGCCGAGAACGGGCGTACCCGGCTCGTCGACCTCACCACCCGGCCGTCGAAGCTGCACGCGCCGATCGACAAGGTCCACCCGATGCCGTTCCCGGGCCTGAACATCGACAACCTGCCGTTCTTCGCGGTGATCGCGGCGATCGCCACCGGGCAGACGCTCATCCACGACTGGGTCTACGAGAACCGCGCGATCTACCTCACCGACCTGAACAAGCTCGGCGGCCGGGTCAAGCTGCTCGACCCGCACCGGGTGATGGTCGAAGGCCCGACGCACTTCTCCGGCGCCGAGATCATGTGCCCGCCGGCGCTCCGGCCGGCCGTCGTCACGCTGATCGCGATGCTGGCCGCGAAGGGTACGTCGGTCCTGCGCAGCGTCTACGTGATCAACCGCGGCTACGAGGACCTGGCCGCCCGCCTGAACTCGCTAGGCGCTCAGATCGAGACCTTCCGGGACATCTGAGTCTCTCTCCGATTCCTGTTCTGAGTCCTGGAGAAACGCGACGGCTTCGGTGATCACTGCCGGGTCCGAGAGGATCCGGCGGTGACCGAGGCCGGTCGTCGGCAGGAAGTGCGCGCGGTCGCCGTAGTTCCGTAGCAATACCTGGGCCTGCGCCGGGTCGACGATCTCGTCCTCGTCGTTGTGGATCACCAGGAGGTCGAGCTTTCCGGTGGTCACCGAGAAGCGCGTCCAGATCTGGTCGTCGCCGTCGAAGTACCCGTGTTCGATCCGTCGCCGCAACTGCTGGTTGATCTTCGGTCCGAGGCCGAGCTGGGCGCAGAACGTGTCGGCCAGGTAGCCGAAGTCCGCGACGCCGCTGATCATCACCAGCCGCTTGGCCGCGACGCCCTCGCGGACGGCGTACAGCGCGAACGGTACGCCGAGCGAGTGCGCGATCACGCCCTCGAACGGGCCGTGACGTTCCTCCAGTGCGCGGATGATCCGCTGGTGGCCGAGGATCGACACGACATCCCCGCCCGAGTCGCCATGCGCGGGAGCGTCGTACGACACCGGGCTGTAGCCGAGCTCGAGCAGGCGCGTGATGAAGGCGGCGTACCGCGAGGCACGTGAGCGCCAGCCGTGTACCAGCAACACCGGACGCTTGCCGTCGCCCCAGTTGTAGGTCTTCACATTGTTGACAATCTCGACGCGCGCGGCGTCGTGGACGGCCTGCTCCTTGGGGCGGACCCGGCCGCGGGCGAGCGGGCGCCGCCACAGGTTGAACGCGAGCCGTCCGCCGAGTCGCGGTGACAACGTTCCGATTGTCTGCAATCCGACACTGACCAGCTTCTGCATGAGATCCCCTCCGGCAAACTATACGAACGGTCGTATTATTAGTTTCGATCAGCGTAGCAGTCAACAGAGACCCCCTAGGATCGGGATCGTGGAGAAGGTCGACGGACGGTTGGCGCGGGGTGACCAGACCCGCCGCGCCGTCCTCCGCCGCGCGGTCGACATCGCGTCGGTCGACGGGCTCGAGGGGTTGTCGATCGGGCGCCTCGCGAACGAGCTCGGGATCAGCAAGAGCGGACTGTTCGCGCACTTCGGCTCCAAGGAGGAGCTGCAGTTGGCGACCGTCCGGGCCGCGCGCCGGATCTACGCCGACAACGTCGTGGTTCCGGCGTACGAGGTGGAGCCCGGTCTCGGGCGGGTGTGGGCGCTGAGCCGGCACTGGCTGGACTACTCGCGGAGCCGGGTGTTCCCGGGCGGCTGCTTCTTCCAGAAGGTCTCGCACGAGTTCTCCGCGCGCGACGGCGCTGTGCACGAGTACCTCGCGGCCGTCCATCACGAGTGGATGGACCTGATCGAGACTGCGGTCGCCGAGGCTGTCGAGCGGGGTGAGCTCGCCGCCGATCCGGTGCAGCTCGCCTTCGACCTGAACGCGTACTACGAGGCCGCGAACCTCGCGTCGATCCTGCACAACGACGAGGCGGGGTACGAGCGCGCGCGTCAGGCGGTGCGGATCCGGCTGGAGTCGGCGATCGTGCCCGGTACGCCGGCGCCTTGGTGAGTCGGGAGGTCGCGGCGCCCACGGATCGGTGACGCGAGCAGGACCAGACCGGCCAGCGGTACGCCGGCTGTGGTGATCCAGAGGGCCGGGGTGAGGCCGAGGGTCTGGCCGAGCGTTCCGCCGAGCAGCGCACCGAGCGGGATGGTGCCGTAGTTGACGAAGGCGTTCGTCGCGGTCAGCCGGCCGAACAGGTCAGGTGGGCAGTAGGACTGGAGGAAGGTCGCCTTCACGACATTCCCACCGACCACGCCAAGGCTCACGCCGAACGCGCCGACCAGGTAGAACCACGGGCTCGCGCCGCCCAACGGGATCAGCAACGCCAGCGTCGGCAGGCCGAGTTCGCACAGCAGCAGCGCACGCGCCGTACCGAACCGCATCATCTTGCGCCCGACAAGCGCGCCGAGAACGCCGCCGCTGGAGGCCGCCGCGATCAGGGCGCCGACCGTGCCGGCGGTCAGTCCGGCCTCACGGACCAGGAACACGACGACGATCGCCTGATAGCCCATCAAGGCGAGGTTCGAGACCGCGCCGAAGATCGTCAACGTCCGCAGCCAGACGTCGTGCGCGACCAGCCGGATGCCCTCCCGGATCGCCCCGGCCCGCCGAGGTGCGTCCGTACGGCGTTCCCGGAAGCGGATCGCGGCGAGACAACCGAGGGCGACCAGAAAGCTGCCCGCGTCGACGAGCAGCGCGTTCGCGGCGCCCGCGAACTGCACCAGGAGTCCACCACATCCGAGTCCCGCGATCTGCGCGGCCGACGCGCTGCCGTGGAGTTTCGCGTTGCCCTCGGCGTGATCGGACGGATCCAGAAGCGTCGGGAGATAAGCGGTGTACGCCGTCTGGAACACGACCGATGCGGCGCCGACGAGGCCCGCGAGGACCAGGAGAAACCCGATCGTCAGCAGGTCGCCGGCCAGCGGAACCACGGCGAGCAACAGGCCCGAGATCGCCGAGGAGGCGAGCATCAGCGGCCGTCGGCGGACCCGATCGATCCACGCGCCGATGGGCAGGCCGATCAGGAGCCACGGCGCCCAGGCGGCCGCGGTCAGCAGGCCGACCTCGAAGGTTGTTGCGTCGAGCATCGAAATCGCGACCAGCGGCAGCGCCACCGACGAGATCGCGCTGCCGAAGCGGTTGATCGTCTCGCCGATCCAGAACAGGCGGAAGTCGCGGTGCGTTCGCAGCAGGCTCATGAGCGGCGCGGGAACGACTGCAGTTGGACGATGACGCGCTCGGAACCCTCAGCCGGTTCACTGCCGGTGAAGCGGTCGATGACCGCCCCGATCTCCTCGTTGAGCTTGTGCAGCTGCTCCGGAGTCAGTCGCAGGTCGCGCCAGTCCGAGAGGCCGGCCGCGTGCTGCCAGTCCGCCGGCCAGTCTTCGTCGACGTACGCCCGGACGCGGTCGTAGTAGCGCTCCACGAGATCACGCAGATACACGTCGAGCGCGCGCCGGGTCTCCGGGTCATCGAGGAACTCGGCCGGGTCGAGGACGGTCGGACCGTGGGGGAGCCGCCACCAGCGCTCGCGCTTCGTCCCGCGGTCGGGATCCTCCTCGAGATATCCGTGCTCGGCGAGCAGCCGCAGGTGCCAGCTGATCGTGCCGGTGTTCTCCCCGAGCCGCGTCGCCAGGGTGCTCGATGTCGCGGGTCCGTCGAGCTCGATCGCCTCCAGGATGCGCATCCGGAGCGGGTGGGCGAGTCCGCGCAGACTCCGGGCATCGATCTTTCGCATGGATGCAGAGTAGTCTCTGCAAAGGAGTCTCTGCAAGTGGATTCTGTCGGTGGCCGTCCCTAGGTTTGGGATATGCGGCCTCACGTGGTGGCTCAGCTGGCGGTCTCGCTGGACGGGGTGACGTCGGGATTCGACGTCGACCTCGCGCGGTTCTACGCCCTGGCGTCGCTGTGGCAGGAGGACGTGACGCTGATCGACGCCGGCACGATCCTCGCCCAGGAGAACGCCGTACTCGCGGCTCCTCGTCGCGGTCCGCGGGCGGAGGGTCCGCTGCTCGCGGTGGTGGACGAGCGGGCGCGGGTCCGGAGCTGGGACTCGTTGCGGGAGCTGGGCTACTGGTCCGGCGTCCTCGCGTTGTACGCCGACCAGACGCCGGAGCGCCCGCCGGACGCGACGACCCGTGAGTTGATCACCGGCTACGACCAGGTCGATCTCGTCGAAGTACTCGACGTCCTGGGGCGCCACGACGTACAGACCGTCCGCATCGATACGTCCGGCGCACTGCTCCGGGCCTGCCTGGCGCTCGGTCTGATCGACGAGCTCGCCCTCCTCGTGCACCCGGTGCTGATCGGCGGCGACCGCTGGTACGACACCGGACGTCTCAACCTCCAGCACGCCGGCACCGAAGTATTCAAGGACGGCGTCATCTGGATCCGGTACTGCGTTTCCTGAAGGGCCCGCAAACTGTCGGTGCTCGCCGCTACTGTGAGCGGTGATGAGGAAGCAGCATGAGTGGTACGACGAGCACGATGCCGAGCGGTGGGTTGCCGAGCCGGTCAAGCGACCGGGGCGGACTGCGTTCGCTCGTGATCGGGCGCGTGTGCTGCACAGTGCGGCGTTGCGGCGGCTGGCGGCCAAGACGCAGGTCGTGACCGCCGGCAGCGACGACTTCGTGCGGAACCGGTTGACGCACAGCCTCGAGGTCGCGCAGATCGGCCGCGAGCTGGCGGCGACGCTCGGCTGCGATCCGGACATCGTGGACGCGGCCTGCCTGGCGCACGATCTCGGGCATCCGCCGTTCGGCCACAACGGCGAGCGCGCCCTGGACCAGGTCGCCGCGGAGATCGGCGGCTTCGAGGGAAACGCGCAGACGTTGCGGCTGCTGACCAGGCTGGAGTCGAAGACGTTCGACGCCGAAGGGCGCAGCGTCGGCCTCAATCTGAGCCGGGCGACACTCGACGCTGCGACGAAGTACCCGTGGCCGCGCCGGCCGGACGAGCGCAAGTTCGGCGTGTACGACGACGATCTCGCGGTCTTCACGTGGTTGCGTCAGGGCGTGGGGGAGCGGCGCTGCCTCGAGGCGCAGGTGATGGACTTCGCCGACGACGTGGCGTACTCCGTGCACGATGTCGAGGACGGGATCGTCGCGCACCACATCGATCTCGCCGCGATCGACGCCGAGCCGGCGCCGTACTGGGAGACGGTCCGGCAGATGTATTTGCCGGAGGCAACCGATGCCGAGCTGGACGAGGGCTGGGCGCGGCTGCAGGCGCTGAACTACTGGCCGCGCGCCGCGTTCGACGACAGCAGGCAGGCACTCGGCGCACTCAAGGACGTCACCAGCCAGCTCATCGGCCGGTTCGCGACCGCCGCCGAGCAGACCACGCACGCCGTCTTCGGCCGGTCCCGCCTGATCCGGTACGAGGCAGACCTGGTCGTCCCGGACGGCATCCGCACCGAGATCGGGCTGCTGAAGGGCGTCGGCATGTTCCACGTCCTCAACTCACCCGAACGCCAGGCCCGCCGGGCCACCCAGCGCGAGCTTCTCACCGAACTCGTGGAAGCCCTGTGGAAAACGGCCCCGCGGCACCTGGACGTCCCGTTCCGGTCCGACTTCGCGGAGGCGACCGACGACGATGCCCGCCTCCGCGTCATCGTCGACCAGGTCGCCTCCCTCACGGACCCGTCAGCCCTGGCCTGGCACGCGCACCTTGTCGAAGGGCAGGTCTAGGCCCAGCCTGTTGGTGATCGGCTTGTTCTGCTCGCGGATCTGCTGAAGTTCGCCATCGGTGAGCGCTCTGCGATAGACGCGGACCTCGTCGAGCGCGCCCTGGAAGCGGTTGACGCCGTCGACGCGCTGGCCGACGTGGATACCCTGCACGCCGAACTCCTTGCCCGCCGTCACCGATCCGGCCGGCGCGGTCGCCGAGCCGACCTCGGCCCCGTCCACCATCAGCCGCAACGTCCCGCCGACCCGCTGCAGTACGACGTGATGCCACTCGTCGTCGTTGTACGCCGACGCCGACTGGACCGTCACGTT
This Kribbella sp. NBC_00482 DNA region includes the following protein-coding sequences:
- a CDS encoding deoxyguanosinetriphosphate triphosphohydrolase produces the protein MRKQHEWYDEHDAERWVAEPVKRPGRTAFARDRARVLHSAALRRLAAKTQVVTAGSDDFVRNRLTHSLEVAQIGRELAATLGCDPDIVDAACLAHDLGHPPFGHNGERALDQVAAEIGGFEGNAQTLRLLTRLESKTFDAEGRSVGLNLSRATLDAATKYPWPRRPDERKFGVYDDDLAVFTWLRQGVGERRCLEAQVMDFADDVAYSVHDVEDGIVAHHIDLAAIDAEPAPYWETVRQMYLPEATDAELDEGWARLQALNYWPRAAFDDSRQALGALKDVTSQLIGRFATAAEQTTHAVFGRSRLIRYEADLVVPDGIRTEIGLLKGVGMFHVLNSPERQARRATQRELLTELVEALWKTAPRHLDVPFRSDFAEATDDDARLRVIVDQVASLTDPSALAWHAHLVEGQV
- a CDS encoding MFS transporter, which translates into the protein MSLLRTHRDFRLFWIGETINRFGSAISSVALPLVAISMLDATTFEVGLLTAAAWAPWLLIGLPIGAWIDRVRRRPLMLASSAISGLLLAVVPLAGDLLTIGFLLVLAGLVGAASVVFQTAYTAYLPTLLDPSDHAEGNAKLHGSASAAQIAGLGCGGLLVQFAGAANALLVDAGSFLVALGCLAAIRFRERRTDAPRRAGAIREGIRLVAHDVWLRTLTIFGAVSNLALMGYQAIVVVFLVREAGLTAGTVGALIAAASSGGVLGALVGRKMMRFGTARALLLCELGLPTLALLIPLGGASPWFYLVGAFGVSLGVVGGNVVKATFLQSYCPPDLFGRLTATNAFVNYGTIPLGALLGGTLGQTLGLTPALWITTAGVPLAGLVLLASPIRGRRDLPTHQGAGVPGTIADSSRIRTA
- a CDS encoding TetR/AcrR family transcriptional regulator, with the translated sequence MEKVDGRLARGDQTRRAVLRRAVDIASVDGLEGLSIGRLANELGISKSGLFAHFGSKEELQLATVRAARRIYADNVVVPAYEVEPGLGRVWALSRHWLDYSRSRVFPGGCFFQKVSHEFSARDGAVHEYLAAVHHEWMDLIETAVAEAVERGELAADPVQLAFDLNAYYEAANLASILHNDEAGYERARQAVRIRLESAIVPGTPAPW
- a CDS encoding dihydrofolate reductase family protein, whose product is MRPHVVAQLAVSLDGVTSGFDVDLARFYALASLWQEDVTLIDAGTILAQENAVLAAPRRGPRAEGPLLAVVDERARVRSWDSLRELGYWSGVLALYADQTPERPPDATTRELITGYDQVDLVEVLDVLGRHDVQTVRIDTSGALLRACLALGLIDELALLVHPVLIGGDRWYDTGRLNLQHAGTEVFKDGVIWIRYCVS
- a CDS encoding helix-turn-helix domain-containing protein; translated protein: MTDDYLSRIGNLIRDARKHRGWTQTQLAEVLNTSQSAVNRIEKGHQNLTLEMLARIGEALDSEIVSLGGGPVHLRVAGGRRLSGSIDVKSSKNAGVALLCASLLNKGRTTLRKVARIEEVNRLLEVLNSIGVKTTWLNDAGDLEIVPPTHLDLSAMDAEAARRTRSIIMFLGPLLHREDAFELPYAGGCDLGTRTVEPHLTALRPFGLEVKATGGQYHALVNRAIAPGKPIVLTERGDTVTENAIMAAARYDGVTVIRNASPNYMVQDLCFYLDLLGVKIDGIGTTTLTVHGKADIDVDVDYAPSEDPIEAMSLLTAAIVTKSEITIRRAPVEFLEIELALLEEMGLDYDRSTEYLAENGRTRLVDLTTRPSKLHAPIDKVHPMPFPGLNIDNLPFFAVIAAIATGQTLIHDWVYENRAIYLTDLNKLGGRVKLLDPHRVMVEGPTHFSGAEIMCPPALRPAVVTLIAMLAAKGTSVLRSVYVINRGYEDLAARLNSLGAQIETFRDI
- a CDS encoding alpha/beta hydrolase, with product MQKLVSVGLQTIGTLSPRLGGRLAFNLWRRPLARGRVRPKEQAVHDAARVEIVNNVKTYNWGDGKRPVLLVHGWRSRASRYAAFITRLLELGYSPVSYDAPAHGDSGGDVVSILGHQRIIRALEERHGPFEGVIAHSLGVPFALYAVREGVAAKRLVMISGVADFGYLADTFCAQLGLGPKINQQLRRRIEHGYFDGDDQIWTRFSVTTGKLDLLVIHNDEDEIVDPAQAQVLLRNYGDRAHFLPTTGLGHRRILSDPAVITEAVAFLQDSEQESERDSDVPEGLDLSA
- a CDS encoding winged helix-turn-helix domain-containing protein; this translates as MRKIDARSLRGLAHPLRMRILEAIELDGPATSSTLATRLGENTGTISWHLRLLAEHGYLEEDPDRGTKRERWWRLPHGPTVLDPAEFLDDPETRRALDVYLRDLVERYYDRVRAYVDEDWPADWQHAAGLSDWRDLRLTPEQLHKLNEEIGAVIDRFTGSEPAEGSERVIVQLQSFPRRS